Below is a genomic region from bacterium.
ATGCGAAGTTGTTGTTAAAGAAATAGAAAAAATTGGAGTTGAAGGATTGGCGGTTAAATGCGATGTTTCCCGGAAAGAAGAGGTGGACAATTTGATAAAAAAAGCCGTTGAGAAATTCGGGAAACTG
It encodes:
- a CDS encoding SDR family NAD(P)-dependent oxidoreductase, yielding MDLKNKVAIVTGARRGIGKGIVLALAKEGCNVVVSDINEEECEVVVKEIEKIGVEGLAVKCDVSRKEEVDNLIKKAVEKFGKL